Proteins from a single region of Chrysemys picta bellii isolate R12L10 chromosome 9, ASM1138683v2, whole genome shotgun sequence:
- the ZIC1 gene encoding zinc finger protein ZIC 1, whose amino-acid sequence MLLDAGPQYPAIGVTTFGSSRHHSTGDVTDREVGLGINPFADGMGAFKINPSTHELASAGQTAFTSQAPGYAAAALGHHHHPTHVSSYSSAAFNSTRDFLFRNRGFGEAAAASAQHSLFASAAGSFAGPHGHTDAAGHILFPGLHEQAASHASPNVVNGQMRLGFSGDMYGRPDQYGQVTSPRSEHYASTQLHGYGHMNMNMAAHHGAGAFFRYMRQPIKQELICKWIEPEQLSNPKKSCNKTFSTMHELVTHVTVEHVGGPEQSNHICFWEECPREGKPFKAKYKLVNHIRVHTGEKPFPCPFPGCGKVFARSENLKIHKRTHTGEKPFKCEFEGCDRRFANSSDRKKHMHVHTSDKPYLCKMCDKSYTHPSSLRKHMKVHESSSQGSQPSPAASSGYESSTPPTIVSPSTENQTTSSLSPSSSAVHHTSSHSTLTSNFNEWYV is encoded by the exons ATGCTTCTGGATGCTGGACCGCAGTATCCCGCTATAGGAGTCACTACCTTCGGATCGTCTCGCCACCACTCCACGGGCGATGTAACGGACAgagaagtggggctggggatcaACCCCTTCGCCGACGGAATGGGCGCCTTTAAAATTAACCCCAGCACACACGAGCTGGCCTCGGCCGGCCAGACCGCCTTCACCTCGCAGGCACCCGGCTACGCGGCGGCGGCGCTGGGGCACCACCACCACCCGACCCATGTCAGCTCCTACTCCAGCGCAGCCTTCAACTCCACCCGGGACTTTCTCTTCCGCAACCGGGGCTTTGGCGAGGCGGCGGCGGCCAGCGCCCAGCACAGCCTCTTCGCTTCGGCCGCGGGCAGTTTCGCCGGACCCCACGGACACACTGACGCTGCAGGACACATACTTTTCCCGGGGCTTCACGAGCAAGCCGCGAGCCATGCTTCTCCCAACGTGGTGAACGGGCAGATGCGCCTGGGCTTCTCCGGAGACATGTACGGGAGGCCAGATCAGTACGGCCAGGTCACTAGCCCCCGATCTGAGCACTATGCATCCACTCAGCTCCACGGCTACGGCCATATGAACATGAACATGGCAGCCcaccatggggcaggggccttcTTTCGCTACATGAGGCAGCCCATCAAGCAGGAACTCATCTGTAAGTGGATTGAGCCCGAGCAATTGTCAAACCCCAAAAAGTCCTGCAACAAAACTTTCAGCACAATGCACGAGCTGGTGACTCATGTCACAGTGGAGCACGTTGGAGGACCCGAGCAGTCCAATCACATATGTTTCTGGGAAGAGTGTCCAAGAGAGGGGAAACCTTTCAAGGCCAAATATAAACTTGTAAATCACATCAGAGTCCACACAGGTGAAaaacccttcccctgccctttccCAGGCTGTGGGAAAGTGTTTGCCAGATCAGAAAATCTCAAAATACACAAAAGAACTCACACAG GTGAAAAACCATTTAAGTGTGAATTCGAGGGCTGTGACAGGCGCTTTGCAAATAGCAGCGACCGCAAAAAGCATATGCATGTGCACACTTCTGACAAACCCTATCTCTGCAAAATGTGCGATAAGTCCTACACTCACCCAAGTTCCCTCAGAAAACACATGAAG GTCCATGAGTCATCCTCCCAGGGGTCCCAGCCTTCTCCCGCCGCCAGCTCAGGCTATGAATCCTCAACGCCCCCAACAATCGTGTCTCCATCTACAGAAAACCAGACCACAAGCTCCTTATCCCCCTCCTCTTCAGCAGTCCATCACACGTCCAGCCACAGCACGCTTACATCAAATTTTAACGAATGGtacgtttaa